Sequence from the Sphingobacteriaceae bacterium GW460-11-11-14-LB5 genome:
TTCGTATTGAGAAGCCTTTGGAATTTGCCGAACTTTTGGTGAAAGATTCTTACACTTATGATAAACTCAGGGCTGAAGTAGATTTGCCGCCGATAGATAGTACACATGTAAAATGGTATAAAAAACGCATGGCACAAAAGGCTGATACGCTTAAAACTTTTCAATTAAAACCAGCTTGGTTTGCGCCAAAGAAAAATGTTCCGTTAATTATTACCTATATCACGGCATGGGCTCAAAACGATAGGATCGAATACAGGCCTGATGTTTATGGCATGGACGAAAAACTTTGGGTTGCGATGAAGAAGTTTAGGTAGAATTTAATCAACAGTTTCAATCTTCTTCGTTAAAAGGATTAACTTTGTGTTGTTTTAACACAAATTAAGAATGATCGATCAAAATATCAAAATCGCTGTTGATGCTATTGTTTTTGGCTATGAAAAAGGAACGCTTTATGTACTGGCTGTTCAGCAACGTTTTGGTAAGTTAGCCGATCGCTGGGTTTTACCAGGTGGATTTATTTTAAATGATGAGCCTTTAATAAGCGCTGTAGAGCGGGAGCTGAAAGAAGAGGCGGGTATAACCGTAAATTATCTTGAACAGTTAGGAACTTTTGGTGATGATATCAATCGTGATGAACGCTTCAGGGTAATTTCTGTAACCTATTTTGCTTTAGTAAATCCGAAAAACTTTGTGTTAAAGGCCGATACTGACGCCAAAGATGCCAGGTGGTTTCCGGTTGATGAAATTCCACAGTTGGGTTATGATCATAATGAAATGGTCAACCTGGCGCACCAGCGGCTAAAAAGCAAATTGACGTATCAGCCAATCGGATTTGACTTATTGGATCAGGAATTCCTCTTCTCCGATCTGGAGAATTTATACTGTTCCATTTTAGAAAGAGATATCGACAGAAGAAATTTCAGAAAAAAAATTCTAAGTTTTGGAATTGTTAAAGAAACTGATAAAGTGGTTAAAATCGGAGTTAGTGGTAGACCAGGGAAGCTTTTTACTTTCGATAAGCCGAAATATAACCAACTTTTAAAAGAAAATTTCCAGTTTGACATTAGGTTTGCGTAAAATAAACACAAATTATTTTTTGGATTCTGAAAATGATTTTTATATTTGTGTAAATAATACGCAAATATATGTTAAATCTAAATCCGGGTTTTACTCCGCTAGGCGAAAATAACTTAATCGAATACAAATCTTTCTTGTTTGCAGGTGGCGAACCACATATTAAAATTTCAAATAATTTTGATGCTGCCCTGCCTATTACCATTACGCACCGAATAAATTCCTTTAACGATTTAGGCCTGATCTGTATTACAGTTGATGCGCTCAAAAGAATGGGGGTGAAGGAGA
This genomic interval carries:
- a CDS encoding NUDIX hydrolase, producing the protein MIDQNIKIAVDAIVFGYEKGTLYVLAVQQRFGKLADRWVLPGGFILNDEPLISAVERELKEEAGITVNYLEQLGTFGDDINRDERFRVISVTYFALVNPKNFVLKADTDAKDARWFPVDEIPQLGYDHNEMVNLAHQRLKSKLTYQPIGFDLLDQEFLFSDLENLYCSILERDIDRRNFRKKILSFGIVKETDKVVKIGVSGRPGKLFTFDKPKYNQLLKENFQFDIRFA